One genomic window of Enoplosus armatus isolate fEnoArm2 chromosome 19, fEnoArm2.hap1, whole genome shotgun sequence includes the following:
- the pum2 gene encoding pumilio homolog 2 isoform X4, with protein sequence MSVPCSILGMNDVAWQETRGGMLHANGAPETGGVRVHGGGPLATVGGAGQAPGVPHLQGMDRVVNPTPGTPQPPLSGRSQDDATVGYFFQRQPGEQLGGCTPSKHRWPTGDANHVDQVRAVDEMNYDFQALALESRGMGELLPAKKLWDSDELAKDGRKGMLLGEEWRDNAWGSSHHSVSQPIMVQRRPGQSFHGNGDANSVLSPRSEGGGLGVSMVEYVLSSSPGDKMDGRYRNGGYGGGDVDQDGREKGDAQEKVSPFEEDKSPEMKVGEENDPAKANGRGLLNGMDRDCKDFNPTPGSRQASPTEAVERMGPSQTGLEMMGQHHHHHHHHPQPHHHHPHALQQHNPAQNKAPAEDFQNQEAQNMGGMEQQAGVESLQFDYAGNQIQVDSSGTPVGLFDYNSQQQLFQRSNTLTVQQLTAAQQQQYALAAAQQQHLAGLAPAFVPNPYIINAPPGTDPYTAAGLAAAATLAGPTVVPPQYYGVPWGVYPANLFQQQAASTANHSANQQASNQGPGPGQQQVMRTGNNQRPLTPGQGQQSQQESLAAAAAANPALAYAGMSGYQVLAPAAYYDQTGALVMGPGARTGLSGPVRLVQTPLLINPAAAQAAAAVSASGSGNNMSGPPANGLYRSMPQPQPQPQQQQAPPPSSGLPSSSFYGSGSVPNTSQSSSLFSHTSAAPPSSSLGFSSTGGSLGVGLGSALGGFGSSVSSSTSSSVSRRDSLLASSDLYKRGGSSLTPIGQPFYNSLGYSSSPSPIGLTPGHSPLTPPPSLPSSHGSSSSLHLGGLTNGSGRYISAAPGAEAKYRSAGGTSSLFNSSSQLFPPSRPRYSRSDVMPSGRSRLLEDFRNNRFPNLQLRDLPGHMVEFSQDQHGSRFIQQKLERATPAERQMVFGEILQAAYQLMTDVFGNYVIQKFFEFGSADQKLALATRIRGHVLPLALQMYGCRVIQKALESISSDQQVISDIVRELDGHVLKCVKDQNGNHVVQKCIECVQPQALQFIIDAFQGQVFVLSTHPYGCRVIQRILEHCTQEQTLPILEELHQHSEQLGQDQYGNYVIQHVLEHGRPEDKSKIVAEVRGKVLVLSQHKFASNVVEKCVIHSSRAERALLIDEVCCQKDGPHSALYTMMKDQYANYVVQRMIDMAEPAQRKIIMHKIRPHIATLRKYTYGKHILAKLEKYYMKSGSELGPIGGPTNGLM encoded by the exons ATGAGCGTTCCATGCAGCATCCTAGGTATGAATGACGTGGCCTGGCAGGAGACGAGAGGTGGGATGCTGCATGCAAATGGTGCTCCTGAGACTGGAGGTGTCAGAGTTCATGGTGGAGGGCCCTTAGCCACAGTTGGGGGAGCTGGACAGGCTCCTGGAGTTCCACATTTACAGGGCATGGACAGGGTTGTTAACCCCACCCCAGGTACCCCACAGCCTCCGCTGAGTGGAAGATCTCAGGATGATGCCACAGTTGGATACTTCTTTCAGAGGCAACCTGGAGAGCAGCTTGGAGGTTGCACACCCAGCAAGCATCGCTGGCCAACTGGAGATGCCAATCATGTTGATCAG gtCCGTGCTGTGGATGAAATGAACTATGACTTCCAAGCTCTTGCTTTGGAGTCAAGGGGCATGGGAGAG CTTCTGCCAGCAAAAAAGCTCTGGGATTCTGATGAATTGGCCAAGGATGGAAGGAAAGGGATGCTTCttggagaggagtggagggacAATGCATGGGGATCATCTC ATCATTCAGTGTCTCAGCCAATCATGGTGCAGCGGCGACCAGGCCAGAGTTTCCATGGGAATGGTGATGCCAATTCTGTGCTTTCACCTCGCTCAGAAGGTGGAGGCCTGGGGGTGAGCATGGTGGAGTACGTCCTGAGCTCCTCTCCTGGTGACAAGATGGATGGTCGCTACAGGAATGGTGGCTAT GGTGGAGGAGATGTTGACCAAGATGGGAGAGAGAAGGGTGATGCCCAGGAGAAAGTGTCCCCCTTTGAAGAAGACAAGAGCCCAGAGATGAAGGTGGGAGAGGAGAATGATCCCGCTAAAGCCAACGGTAGAGGTCTACTAAACGGCATGGACAGAGACTGCAAAGATTTCAA TCCAACCCCTGGAAGCCGCCAAGCTTCCCCCACTGAAGCTGTGGAGAGGATGGGTCCCAGTCAGACAGGTTTGGAAATGATGGgacagcaccaccaccaccaccaccaccacccccaaccccaccaccaccacccccatgCCCTCCAACAACACAACCCCGCCCAAAACAAGGCCCCAGCTGAGGACTTCCAGAACCAGGAGGCTCAGAACATGGGAGGTATGGAGCAGCAAGCCGGTGTGGAGTCCCTCCAGTTTGACTATGCTGGGAACCAGATTCAGGTGGACTCCTCAGGGACTCCAGTAGGATTGTTTGACTACAACTCTCAGCAGCAG ttgtTCCAGAGATCTAATACCCTGACTGTTCAACAGCTCACTGCTGCTCAGCAACAACAGTATGCCCTCGCTGCAGCCCAGCAGCAACATCTCG CTGGCCTTGCTCCTGCATTTGTGCCAAACCCTTACATCATTAATGCCCCCCCTGGAACCGATCCCTACACTGCCGctgggctggcagcagcagccacgcTTGCAG GGCCCACAGTGGTTCCACCACAGTACTATGGCGTTCCTTGGGGTGTGTACCCGGCCAATCTTTTCCAACAACAGGCTGCATCAACTGCCAATCACTCAGCTAATCAGCAAGCATCCAATCAGGGACCAGGGCCAGGCCAACAACAG GTGATGCGCACAGGAAACAACCAGCGACCTCTTACACCTGGGCAAGGCCAACAGAGTCAGCAGGAATCTctagctgcagcagctgctgcaaacCCTGCGTTGGCATACGCAGGAATGTCTG GCTATCAGGTGTTGGCCCCTGCCGCCTATTATGACCAGACTGGGGCTCTCGTGATGGGCCCTGGTGCCCGAACTGGTCTAAGTGGGCCAGTTCGTCTCGTCCAGACTCCTCTCCTCATCAaccctgcagcagcacaagctG cagctgcGGTATCAGCATCTGGCTCCGGTAACAACATGTCTGGTCCTCCAGCCAATGGGCTGTACCGCTCCATGCCTCAACCTCAACcccagccgcagcagcagcaggctccCCCACCCAGCAGCGGCCTGCCCTCCAGTTCATTCTACGGCTCTGGCTCAGTCCCCAACACTTCTCAGAGCAGCTCCCTATTCTCACACACCTCTGCCGCACCACCAAGCTCCTCCCTGGGCTTCAGCAGTACCGGCGGCTCCCTTGGCGTAGGCCTGGGCTCTGCTCTTGGAGGCTTTGGCTCCTCTG TATCCAGCTCTACCAGTAGCAGTGTATCTCGCAGGGACTCCCTGTTGGCAAGTTCTGATCTGTACAAACGCGGCGGCAGCAGTTTAACACCCATCGGCCAGCCCTTTTACAACAGCCTGGGTTACTCTTCTTCACCTAGCCCCATTGGCCTTACACCAGGTCACTCCCCACTCACTCCTCCGCCTTCTCTGCCCTCTTCTCATGGATCCTCCTCCAGCCTTCACCTAG GTGGCCTGACAAATGGCAGCGGGCGTTACATTTCTGCAGCGCCTGGAGCTGAGGCAAAGTACCGGAGCGCCGGCGGGACGTCCAGTCTCTTCAATTCCAGCAGCCAGCTGTTCCCTCCGTCTCGGCCCCGCTACAGTCGCTCTGATGTCATGCCTTCTGGGCGCAGCCGCCTACTGGAAGATTTCAGGAACAACCGCTTCCCAAACCTCCAACTCCGTGACCTGCCGGGACACATGGTGGAGTTCTCTCAAGACCAGCATGGATCCAG ATTTATCCAGCAGAAGCTAGAGAGGGCCACTCCTGCTGAGAGGCAGATGGTGTTTGGAGAGATTTTGCAAGCAGCATACCAACTGATGACTGATGTGTTTGGGAACTATGTCATCCAAAAGTTCTTTGAG tttGGAAGCGCAGACCAGAAGCTGGCTTTGGCAACACGTATCCGTGGGCACGTCCTTCCCCTGGCTTTGCAGATGTATGGTTGCAGAGTCATTCAGAAAGCCCTGGAGTCCATTTCCTCAGACCAGCAGGTAATT AGCGACATTGTCCGCGAGCTGGATGGCCACGTGTTGAAGTGTGTTAAGGACCAGAATGGCAACCATGTGGTGCAGAAGTGTATTGAGTGTGTCCAGCCCCAGGCCCTACAGTTCATTATTGATGCCTTCCAGGGACAG GTGTTTGTGCTTTCCACACACCCCTATGGCTGCAGAGTTATCCAAAGGATTTTGGAGCACTGCACCCAGGAGCAGACTCTGCCCATCCTGGAAGAGCTGCATCAGCACTCTGAACAGCTGGGCCAG GATCAGTACGGTAACTACGTCATTCAGCACGTCTTGGAGCACGGCAGACCAGAAGATAAGAGCAAGATAGTCGCAGAGGTCCGCGGAAAGGTTCTTGTCCTCAGCCAACACAAATTTGCAAG TAATGTTGTGGAGAAGTGTGTGATCCACTCTTCGCGTGCAGAGAGAGCTCTGCTGATAGATGAAGTGTGCTGCCAGAAAGACGGGCCCCACAGCGCCCTGTACACCATGATGAAGGACCAGTACGCCAACTATGTTGTCCAAAGAATGATTGACATGGCAGAGCCTGCTCAGCGCAAAATCATCATGCACAAG ATCCGGCCTCACATTGCCACTTTACGCAAGTACACCTACGGGAAGCACATTCTGGCCAAGCTGGAGAAGTACTACATGAAGAGCGGATCTGAACTGGGGCCCATCGGTGGCCCCACGAATGGCCTGATGTAG
- the pum2 gene encoding pumilio homolog 2 isoform X2, translated as MSVPCSILGMNDVAWQETRGGMLHANGAPETGGVRVHGGGPLATVGGAGQAPGVPHLQGMDRVVNPTPGTPQPPLSGRSQDDATVGYFFQRQPGEQLGGCTPSKHRWPTGDANHVDQVRAVDEMNYDFQALALESRGMGELLPAKKLWDSDELAKDGRKGMLLGEEWRDNAWGSSHHSVSQPIMVQRRPGQSFHGNGDANSVLSPRSEGGGLGVSMVEYVLSSSPGDKMDGRYRNGGYGGGDVDQDGREKGDAQEKVSPFEEDKSPEMKVGEENDPAKANGRGLLNGMDRDCKDFNPTPGSRQASPTEAVERMGPSQTGLEMMGQHHHHHHHHPQPHHHHPHALQQHNPAQNKAPAEDFQNQEAQNMGGMEQQAGVESLQFDYAGNQIQVDSSGTPVGLFDYNSQQQLFQRSNTLTVQQLTAAQQQQYALAAAQQQHLAGLAPAFVPNPYIINAPPGTDPYTAAGLAAAATLAGPTVVPPQYYGVPWGVYPANLFQQQAASTANHSANQQASNQGPGPGQQQVMRTGNNQRPLTPGQGQQSQQESLAAAAAANPALAYAGMSGYQVLAPAAYYDQTGALVMGPGARTGLSGPVRLVQTPLLINPAAAQAAAAVSASGSGNNMSGPPANGLYRSMPQPQPQPQQQQAPPPSSGLPSSSFYGSGSVPNTSQSSSLFSHTSAAPPSSSLGFSSTGGSLGVGLGSALGGFGSSVSSSTSSSVSRRDSLLASSDLYKRGGSSLTPIGQPFYNSLGYSSSPSPIGLTPGHSPLTPPPSLPSSHGSSSSLHLGGLTNGSGRYISAAPGAEAKYRSAGGTSSLFNSSSQLFPPSRPRYSRSDVMPSGRSRLLEDFRNNRFPNLQLRDLPGHMVEFSQDQHGSRFIQQKLERATPAERQMVFGEILQAAYQLMTDVFGNYVIQKFFEFGSADQKLALATRIRGHVLPLALQMYGCRVIQKALESISSDQQVISDIVRELDGHVLKCVKDQNGNHVVQKCIECVQPQALQFIIDAFQGQVFVLSTHPYGCRVIQRILEHCTQEQTLPILEELHQHSEQLGQKYQGVSLEMTPKTYYTVSRDALFKDQYGNYVIQHVLEHGRPEDKSKIVAEVRGKVLVLSQHKFASNVVEKCVIHSSRAERALLIDEVCCQKDGPHSALYTMMKDQYANYVVQRMIDMAEPAQRKIIMHKIRPHIATLRKYTYGKHILAKLEKYYMKSGSELGPIGGPTNGLM; from the exons ATGAGCGTTCCATGCAGCATCCTAGGTATGAATGACGTGGCCTGGCAGGAGACGAGAGGTGGGATGCTGCATGCAAATGGTGCTCCTGAGACTGGAGGTGTCAGAGTTCATGGTGGAGGGCCCTTAGCCACAGTTGGGGGAGCTGGACAGGCTCCTGGAGTTCCACATTTACAGGGCATGGACAGGGTTGTTAACCCCACCCCAGGTACCCCACAGCCTCCGCTGAGTGGAAGATCTCAGGATGATGCCACAGTTGGATACTTCTTTCAGAGGCAACCTGGAGAGCAGCTTGGAGGTTGCACACCCAGCAAGCATCGCTGGCCAACTGGAGATGCCAATCATGTTGATCAG gtCCGTGCTGTGGATGAAATGAACTATGACTTCCAAGCTCTTGCTTTGGAGTCAAGGGGCATGGGAGAG CTTCTGCCAGCAAAAAAGCTCTGGGATTCTGATGAATTGGCCAAGGATGGAAGGAAAGGGATGCTTCttggagaggagtggagggacAATGCATGGGGATCATCTC ATCATTCAGTGTCTCAGCCAATCATGGTGCAGCGGCGACCAGGCCAGAGTTTCCATGGGAATGGTGATGCCAATTCTGTGCTTTCACCTCGCTCAGAAGGTGGAGGCCTGGGGGTGAGCATGGTGGAGTACGTCCTGAGCTCCTCTCCTGGTGACAAGATGGATGGTCGCTACAGGAATGGTGGCTAT GGTGGAGGAGATGTTGACCAAGATGGGAGAGAGAAGGGTGATGCCCAGGAGAAAGTGTCCCCCTTTGAAGAAGACAAGAGCCCAGAGATGAAGGTGGGAGAGGAGAATGATCCCGCTAAAGCCAACGGTAGAGGTCTACTAAACGGCATGGACAGAGACTGCAAAGATTTCAA TCCAACCCCTGGAAGCCGCCAAGCTTCCCCCACTGAAGCTGTGGAGAGGATGGGTCCCAGTCAGACAGGTTTGGAAATGATGGgacagcaccaccaccaccaccaccaccacccccaaccccaccaccaccacccccatgCCCTCCAACAACACAACCCCGCCCAAAACAAGGCCCCAGCTGAGGACTTCCAGAACCAGGAGGCTCAGAACATGGGAGGTATGGAGCAGCAAGCCGGTGTGGAGTCCCTCCAGTTTGACTATGCTGGGAACCAGATTCAGGTGGACTCCTCAGGGACTCCAGTAGGATTGTTTGACTACAACTCTCAGCAGCAG ttgtTCCAGAGATCTAATACCCTGACTGTTCAACAGCTCACTGCTGCTCAGCAACAACAGTATGCCCTCGCTGCAGCCCAGCAGCAACATCTCG CTGGCCTTGCTCCTGCATTTGTGCCAAACCCTTACATCATTAATGCCCCCCCTGGAACCGATCCCTACACTGCCGctgggctggcagcagcagccacgcTTGCAG GGCCCACAGTGGTTCCACCACAGTACTATGGCGTTCCTTGGGGTGTGTACCCGGCCAATCTTTTCCAACAACAGGCTGCATCAACTGCCAATCACTCAGCTAATCAGCAAGCATCCAATCAGGGACCAGGGCCAGGCCAACAACAG GTGATGCGCACAGGAAACAACCAGCGACCTCTTACACCTGGGCAAGGCCAACAGAGTCAGCAGGAATCTctagctgcagcagctgctgcaaacCCTGCGTTGGCATACGCAGGAATGTCTG GCTATCAGGTGTTGGCCCCTGCCGCCTATTATGACCAGACTGGGGCTCTCGTGATGGGCCCTGGTGCCCGAACTGGTCTAAGTGGGCCAGTTCGTCTCGTCCAGACTCCTCTCCTCATCAaccctgcagcagcacaagctG cagctgcGGTATCAGCATCTGGCTCCGGTAACAACATGTCTGGTCCTCCAGCCAATGGGCTGTACCGCTCCATGCCTCAACCTCAACcccagccgcagcagcagcaggctccCCCACCCAGCAGCGGCCTGCCCTCCAGTTCATTCTACGGCTCTGGCTCAGTCCCCAACACTTCTCAGAGCAGCTCCCTATTCTCACACACCTCTGCCGCACCACCAAGCTCCTCCCTGGGCTTCAGCAGTACCGGCGGCTCCCTTGGCGTAGGCCTGGGCTCTGCTCTTGGAGGCTTTGGCTCCTCTG TATCCAGCTCTACCAGTAGCAGTGTATCTCGCAGGGACTCCCTGTTGGCAAGTTCTGATCTGTACAAACGCGGCGGCAGCAGTTTAACACCCATCGGCCAGCCCTTTTACAACAGCCTGGGTTACTCTTCTTCACCTAGCCCCATTGGCCTTACACCAGGTCACTCCCCACTCACTCCTCCGCCTTCTCTGCCCTCTTCTCATGGATCCTCCTCCAGCCTTCACCTAG GTGGCCTGACAAATGGCAGCGGGCGTTACATTTCTGCAGCGCCTGGAGCTGAGGCAAAGTACCGGAGCGCCGGCGGGACGTCCAGTCTCTTCAATTCCAGCAGCCAGCTGTTCCCTCCGTCTCGGCCCCGCTACAGTCGCTCTGATGTCATGCCTTCTGGGCGCAGCCGCCTACTGGAAGATTTCAGGAACAACCGCTTCCCAAACCTCCAACTCCGTGACCTGCCGGGACACATGGTGGAGTTCTCTCAAGACCAGCATGGATCCAG ATTTATCCAGCAGAAGCTAGAGAGGGCCACTCCTGCTGAGAGGCAGATGGTGTTTGGAGAGATTTTGCAAGCAGCATACCAACTGATGACTGATGTGTTTGGGAACTATGTCATCCAAAAGTTCTTTGAG tttGGAAGCGCAGACCAGAAGCTGGCTTTGGCAACACGTATCCGTGGGCACGTCCTTCCCCTGGCTTTGCAGATGTATGGTTGCAGAGTCATTCAGAAAGCCCTGGAGTCCATTTCCTCAGACCAGCAGGTAATT AGCGACATTGTCCGCGAGCTGGATGGCCACGTGTTGAAGTGTGTTAAGGACCAGAATGGCAACCATGTGGTGCAGAAGTGTATTGAGTGTGTCCAGCCCCAGGCCCTACAGTTCATTATTGATGCCTTCCAGGGACAG GTGTTTGTGCTTTCCACACACCCCTATGGCTGCAGAGTTATCCAAAGGATTTTGGAGCACTGCACCCAGGAGCAGACTCTGCCCATCCTGGAAGAGCTGCATCAGCACTCTGAACAGCTGGGCCAG AAATATCAAGGCGTATCATTGGAGATGACACCCAAAACATATTATACAGTGTCCCGTGATGCACTGTTCAAG GATCAGTACGGTAACTACGTCATTCAGCACGTCTTGGAGCACGGCAGACCAGAAGATAAGAGCAAGATAGTCGCAGAGGTCCGCGGAAAGGTTCTTGTCCTCAGCCAACACAAATTTGCAAG TAATGTTGTGGAGAAGTGTGTGATCCACTCTTCGCGTGCAGAGAGAGCTCTGCTGATAGATGAAGTGTGCTGCCAGAAAGACGGGCCCCACAGCGCCCTGTACACCATGATGAAGGACCAGTACGCCAACTATGTTGTCCAAAGAATGATTGACATGGCAGAGCCTGCTCAGCGCAAAATCATCATGCACAAG ATCCGGCCTCACATTGCCACTTTACGCAAGTACACCTACGGGAAGCACATTCTGGCCAAGCTGGAGAAGTACTACATGAAGAGCGGATCTGAACTGGGGCCCATCGGTGGCCCCACGAATGGCCTGATGTAG
- the pum2 gene encoding pumilio homolog 2 isoform X3 yields the protein MSVPCSILGMNDVAWQETRGGMLHANGAPETGGVRVHGGGPLATVGGAGQAPGVPHLQGMDRVVNPTPGTPQPPLSGRSQDDATVGYFFQRQPGEQLGGCTPSKHRWPTGDANHVDQVRAVDEMNYDFQALALESRGMGELLPAKKLWDSDELAKDGRKGMLLGEEWRDNAWGSSHHSVSQPIMVQRRPGQSFHGNGDANSVLSPRSEGGGLGVSMVEYVLSSSPGDKMDGRYRNGGYGGGDVDQDGREKGDAQEKVSPFEEDKSPEMKVGEENDPAKANGRGLLNGMDRDCKDFNPTPGSRQASPTEAVERMGPSQTGLEMMGQHHHHHHHHPQPHHHHPHALQQHNPAQNKAPAEDFQNQEAQNMGGMEQQAGVESLQFDYAGNQIQVDSSGTPVGLFDYNSQQQLFQRSNTLTVQQLTAAQQQQYALAAAQQQHLAGLAPAFVPNPYIINAPPGTDPYTAAGLAAAATLAGPTVVPPQYYGVPWGVYPANLFQQQAASTANHSANQQASNQGPGPGQQQVMRTGNNQRPLTPGQGQQSQQESLAAAAAANPALAYAGMSGYQVLAPAAYYDQTGALVMGPGARTGLSGPVRLVQTPLLINPAAAQAAAVSASGSGNNMSGPPANGLYRSMPQPQPQPQQQQAPPPSSGLPSSSFYGSGSVPNTSQSSSLFSHTSAAPPSSSLGFSSTGGSLGVGLGSALGGFGSSVSSSTSSSVSRRDSLLASSDLYKRGGSSLTPIGQPFYNSLGYSSSPSPIGLTPGHSPLTPPPSLPSSHGSSSSLHLGGLTNGSGRYISAAPGAEAKYRSAGGTSSLFNSSSQLFPPSRPRYSRSDVMPSGRSRLLEDFRNNRFPNLQLRDLPGHMVEFSQDQHGSRFIQQKLERATPAERQMVFGEILQAAYQLMTDVFGNYVIQKFFEFGSADQKLALATRIRGHVLPLALQMYGCRVIQKALESISSDQQVISDIVRELDGHVLKCVKDQNGNHVVQKCIECVQPQALQFIIDAFQGQVFVLSTHPYGCRVIQRILEHCTQEQTLPILEELHQHSEQLGQKYQGVSLEMTPKTYYTVSRDALFKDQYGNYVIQHVLEHGRPEDKSKIVAEVRGKVLVLSQHKFASNVVEKCVIHSSRAERALLIDEVCCQKDGPHSALYTMMKDQYANYVVQRMIDMAEPAQRKIIMHKIRPHIATLRKYTYGKHILAKLEKYYMKSGSELGPIGGPTNGLM from the exons ATGAGCGTTCCATGCAGCATCCTAGGTATGAATGACGTGGCCTGGCAGGAGACGAGAGGTGGGATGCTGCATGCAAATGGTGCTCCTGAGACTGGAGGTGTCAGAGTTCATGGTGGAGGGCCCTTAGCCACAGTTGGGGGAGCTGGACAGGCTCCTGGAGTTCCACATTTACAGGGCATGGACAGGGTTGTTAACCCCACCCCAGGTACCCCACAGCCTCCGCTGAGTGGAAGATCTCAGGATGATGCCACAGTTGGATACTTCTTTCAGAGGCAACCTGGAGAGCAGCTTGGAGGTTGCACACCCAGCAAGCATCGCTGGCCAACTGGAGATGCCAATCATGTTGATCAG gtCCGTGCTGTGGATGAAATGAACTATGACTTCCAAGCTCTTGCTTTGGAGTCAAGGGGCATGGGAGAG CTTCTGCCAGCAAAAAAGCTCTGGGATTCTGATGAATTGGCCAAGGATGGAAGGAAAGGGATGCTTCttggagaggagtggagggacAATGCATGGGGATCATCTC ATCATTCAGTGTCTCAGCCAATCATGGTGCAGCGGCGACCAGGCCAGAGTTTCCATGGGAATGGTGATGCCAATTCTGTGCTTTCACCTCGCTCAGAAGGTGGAGGCCTGGGGGTGAGCATGGTGGAGTACGTCCTGAGCTCCTCTCCTGGTGACAAGATGGATGGTCGCTACAGGAATGGTGGCTAT GGTGGAGGAGATGTTGACCAAGATGGGAGAGAGAAGGGTGATGCCCAGGAGAAAGTGTCCCCCTTTGAAGAAGACAAGAGCCCAGAGATGAAGGTGGGAGAGGAGAATGATCCCGCTAAAGCCAACGGTAGAGGTCTACTAAACGGCATGGACAGAGACTGCAAAGATTTCAA TCCAACCCCTGGAAGCCGCCAAGCTTCCCCCACTGAAGCTGTGGAGAGGATGGGTCCCAGTCAGACAGGTTTGGAAATGATGGgacagcaccaccaccaccaccaccaccacccccaaccccaccaccaccacccccatgCCCTCCAACAACACAACCCCGCCCAAAACAAGGCCCCAGCTGAGGACTTCCAGAACCAGGAGGCTCAGAACATGGGAGGTATGGAGCAGCAAGCCGGTGTGGAGTCCCTCCAGTTTGACTATGCTGGGAACCAGATTCAGGTGGACTCCTCAGGGACTCCAGTAGGATTGTTTGACTACAACTCTCAGCAGCAG ttgtTCCAGAGATCTAATACCCTGACTGTTCAACAGCTCACTGCTGCTCAGCAACAACAGTATGCCCTCGCTGCAGCCCAGCAGCAACATCTCG CTGGCCTTGCTCCTGCATTTGTGCCAAACCCTTACATCATTAATGCCCCCCCTGGAACCGATCCCTACACTGCCGctgggctggcagcagcagccacgcTTGCAG GGCCCACAGTGGTTCCACCACAGTACTATGGCGTTCCTTGGGGTGTGTACCCGGCCAATCTTTTCCAACAACAGGCTGCATCAACTGCCAATCACTCAGCTAATCAGCAAGCATCCAATCAGGGACCAGGGCCAGGCCAACAACAG GTGATGCGCACAGGAAACAACCAGCGACCTCTTACACCTGGGCAAGGCCAACAGAGTCAGCAGGAATCTctagctgcagcagctgctgcaaacCCTGCGTTGGCATACGCAGGAATGTCTG GCTATCAGGTGTTGGCCCCTGCCGCCTATTATGACCAGACTGGGGCTCTCGTGATGGGCCCTGGTGCCCGAACTGGTCTAAGTGGGCCAGTTCGTCTCGTCCAGACTCCTCTCCTCATCAaccctgcagcagcacaagctG ctgcGGTATCAGCATCTGGCTCCGGTAACAACATGTCTGGTCCTCCAGCCAATGGGCTGTACCGCTCCATGCCTCAACCTCAACcccagccgcagcagcagcaggctccCCCACCCAGCAGCGGCCTGCCCTCCAGTTCATTCTACGGCTCTGGCTCAGTCCCCAACACTTCTCAGAGCAGCTCCCTATTCTCACACACCTCTGCCGCACCACCAAGCTCCTCCCTGGGCTTCAGCAGTACCGGCGGCTCCCTTGGCGTAGGCCTGGGCTCTGCTCTTGGAGGCTTTGGCTCCTCTG TATCCAGCTCTACCAGTAGCAGTGTATCTCGCAGGGACTCCCTGTTGGCAAGTTCTGATCTGTACAAACGCGGCGGCAGCAGTTTAACACCCATCGGCCAGCCCTTTTACAACAGCCTGGGTTACTCTTCTTCACCTAGCCCCATTGGCCTTACACCAGGTCACTCCCCACTCACTCCTCCGCCTTCTCTGCCCTCTTCTCATGGATCCTCCTCCAGCCTTCACCTAG GTGGCCTGACAAATGGCAGCGGGCGTTACATTTCTGCAGCGCCTGGAGCTGAGGCAAAGTACCGGAGCGCCGGCGGGACGTCCAGTCTCTTCAATTCCAGCAGCCAGCTGTTCCCTCCGTCTCGGCCCCGCTACAGTCGCTCTGATGTCATGCCTTCTGGGCGCAGCCGCCTACTGGAAGATTTCAGGAACAACCGCTTCCCAAACCTCCAACTCCGTGACCTGCCGGGACACATGGTGGAGTTCTCTCAAGACCAGCATGGATCCAG ATTTATCCAGCAGAAGCTAGAGAGGGCCACTCCTGCTGAGAGGCAGATGGTGTTTGGAGAGATTTTGCAAGCAGCATACCAACTGATGACTGATGTGTTTGGGAACTATGTCATCCAAAAGTTCTTTGAG tttGGAAGCGCAGACCAGAAGCTGGCTTTGGCAACACGTATCCGTGGGCACGTCCTTCCCCTGGCTTTGCAGATGTATGGTTGCAGAGTCATTCAGAAAGCCCTGGAGTCCATTTCCTCAGACCAGCAGGTAATT AGCGACATTGTCCGCGAGCTGGATGGCCACGTGTTGAAGTGTGTTAAGGACCAGAATGGCAACCATGTGGTGCAGAAGTGTATTGAGTGTGTCCAGCCCCAGGCCCTACAGTTCATTATTGATGCCTTCCAGGGACAG GTGTTTGTGCTTTCCACACACCCCTATGGCTGCAGAGTTATCCAAAGGATTTTGGAGCACTGCACCCAGGAGCAGACTCTGCCCATCCTGGAAGAGCTGCATCAGCACTCTGAACAGCTGGGCCAG AAATATCAAGGCGTATCATTGGAGATGACACCCAAAACATATTATACAGTGTCCCGTGATGCACTGTTCAAG GATCAGTACGGTAACTACGTCATTCAGCACGTCTTGGAGCACGGCAGACCAGAAGATAAGAGCAAGATAGTCGCAGAGGTCCGCGGAAAGGTTCTTGTCCTCAGCCAACACAAATTTGCAAG TAATGTTGTGGAGAAGTGTGTGATCCACTCTTCGCGTGCAGAGAGAGCTCTGCTGATAGATGAAGTGTGCTGCCAGAAAGACGGGCCCCACAGCGCCCTGTACACCATGATGAAGGACCAGTACGCCAACTATGTTGTCCAAAGAATGATTGACATGGCAGAGCCTGCTCAGCGCAAAATCATCATGCACAAG ATCCGGCCTCACATTGCCACTTTACGCAAGTACACCTACGGGAAGCACATTCTGGCCAAGCTGGAGAAGTACTACATGAAGAGCGGATCTGAACTGGGGCCCATCGGTGGCCCCACGAATGGCCTGATGTAG